From Pelotomaculum isophthalicicum JI, one genomic window encodes:
- the ald gene encoding alanine dehydrogenase: MIIGVPKEIKINEDRVAITPAGVQTFTGAGHKVLIEEKAGLGSGITDEAYVSSGAELVATAAEVFKRADMIMKVKEPLPSEFQLLREGQILFTYLHLAREPELTAALIKNKVTAVAYETIQLDNGVLPLLTPMSKIAGKMAVQVGAHFLEKPYGGKGILLGGVPGVAAADVVIIGAGSVGASALKVAVGMGAQVTIIDQNAERLRYLDDLYGGRINTLVSNQFNIRQSVRYADLLIGAVLVVGAKAPKLVSEEMVKEMKPGSVIVDVSVDQGGSIETIDRVTTHNDPVYIKYNVLHYAVANMPGAVARTSTFALTNATLPYALELANNGFYEAVKNNNALSRGVNTYKGNLTCGAVGESLKKDYMKIADLLG, encoded by the coding sequence ATGATCATCGGAGTGCCTAAGGAAATAAAAATAAATGAGGATCGTGTTGCTATAACTCCAGCAGGCGTTCAGACATTTACCGGGGCTGGACATAAGGTTTTGATTGAGGAAAAAGCCGGCCTTGGCAGCGGTATTACAGACGAAGCGTATGTTTCTTCAGGAGCTGAGCTGGTTGCCACCGCCGCTGAAGTCTTCAAACGCGCAGATATGATAATGAAGGTGAAAGAACCGCTTCCCAGTGAGTTCCAGCTACTGAGAGAAGGACAGATTCTTTTTACTTATCTCCATCTTGCTCGTGAACCGGAGTTAACAGCCGCCTTAATCAAAAACAAAGTGACAGCCGTGGCGTACGAAACTATCCAACTGGATAACGGTGTTCTGCCATTACTCACACCGATGAGTAAAATTGCGGGAAAGATGGCTGTCCAGGTTGGCGCTCATTTTCTTGAAAAGCCGTACGGGGGCAAAGGAATCTTATTAGGCGGGGTACCAGGGGTGGCCGCCGCGGACGTGGTGATCATCGGCGCCGGATCTGTAGGTGCCAGCGCCCTCAAAGTGGCTGTGGGAATGGGAGCGCAGGTTACCATTATCGACCAGAATGCCGAACGGCTACGCTACCTTGATGACCTGTACGGCGGGAGAATTAATACCCTGGTTTCAAACCAGTTTAATATCAGGCAATCTGTACGTTATGCGGATCTTTTGATTGGGGCCGTGCTCGTAGTCGGCGCAAAAGCGCCAAAGCTTGTTAGTGAAGAAATGGTTAAAGAAATGAAGCCCGGTTCGGTCATTGTCGACGTTTCCGTTGATCAGGGGGGCTCAATTGAGACGATTGACAGAGTTACCACTCATAATGATCCTGTTTACATTAAATATAACGTACTCCACTATGCAGTAGCCAATATGCCAGGCGCCGTCGCCCGGACTTCCACATTTGCCTTGACAAATGCCACCCTTCCTTATGCCTTGGAGTTGGCGAACAATGGTTTTTATGAAGCTGTCAAGAATAATAACGCTTTATCGCGCGGGGTAAATACTTATAAAGGCAATCTCACCTGCGGGGCGGTAGGAGAATCTTTGAAAAAAGATTATATGAAAATCGCTGATTTATTGGGATAA
- a CDS encoding NAD(P)H-hydrate dehydratase, whose amino-acid sequence MRVVTAEEMKKLDQTAIKEYKVPGLVLMENAGRQVVEVIRKVLGNVRGKVITVFVGKGNNGGDGFVIARHLLNMGAEVKVLAIAELDEITGDAATNLNIWRKMGQKVYSLQHGDGINIVRLVLMNTDLIVDAIYGTGFRGKMVEKTGRIVEVLNGSGKPIVAVDIPSGLEADTGKASGPCIQAAHTVTFALPKLGLILEPGADYAGELHVVDISIPAVLIEKEAPQRYLITGEMIKEWLSPRPSDAHKGNFGRVLVVAGSRGMTGAACLVGEAALRAGAGLVTVAVPESLHDIMESKLTEVMTVPLPDTGKGHLSRGARQNILSLLDNADVLALGPGLSTVPEVVAMVRELLPSVRIPCVIDADGLNALAGEVEILRKIQAPVVITPHPGEMARLMDVTTREIQEDRLSIAGKAATIWNVVALLKGARTVVAAPDGAIYINPTGNPGMATGGSGDVLTGVVAALIAQGLNPAQAASAGAYVHGLAGDMGARIKGMIGLTAGDILFNLPAAMMNVVGTD is encoded by the coding sequence ATGCGGGTTGTTACTGCTGAGGAAATGAAGAAGCTGGATCAGACTGCTATCAAAGAATACAAAGTTCCAGGACTTGTTTTGATGGAAAACGCCGGCCGCCAGGTAGTGGAGGTTATAAGGAAAGTGCTGGGAAATGTGCGCGGTAAAGTTATCACTGTATTTGTCGGTAAAGGAAACAATGGTGGTGACGGCTTCGTAATAGCGCGTCACCTGCTAAATATGGGTGCGGAAGTTAAGGTGCTGGCCATAGCGGAACTTGATGAGATCACCGGTGATGCCGCCACTAATCTTAACATCTGGCGGAAGATGGGTCAGAAAGTATACTCTTTGCAACATGGGGACGGGATAAATATAGTCCGTTTGGTTCTAATGAATACGGATCTAATTGTTGACGCTATTTACGGAACTGGTTTTCGCGGAAAAATGGTTGAAAAAACAGGGCGAATAGTAGAAGTGTTGAATGGAAGCGGCAAACCTATAGTTGCCGTGGATATCCCGTCAGGTCTGGAAGCGGATACCGGAAAAGCAAGCGGGCCATGCATTCAAGCTGCTCACACGGTTACTTTTGCCCTCCCCAAGTTGGGGTTGATTCTGGAACCAGGCGCTGATTACGCCGGTGAACTACACGTTGTCGATATTTCTATACCGGCCGTTCTTATAGAAAAAGAAGCGCCGCAAAGATATTTGATTACTGGAGAAATGATTAAGGAATGGCTGTCTCCCCGCCCTTCAGACGCCCATAAGGGTAACTTCGGGCGGGTATTGGTTGTGGCTGGCTCACGCGGGATGACCGGAGCAGCTTGCCTGGTTGGCGAAGCCGCCCTGCGAGCTGGAGCGGGTCTGGTTACAGTGGCGGTGCCTGAATCACTGCATGACATAATGGAATCAAAACTGACGGAAGTTATGACTGTGCCATTGCCTGATACAGGAAAGGGACACTTGAGCCGTGGCGCTCGCCAAAACATACTTTCCTTGCTGGATAACGCGGATGTATTAGCTCTGGGTCCAGGTTTATCAACCGTACCAGAAGTGGTTGCTATGGTTAGAGAGCTCTTGCCGTCAGTACGAATTCCGTGTGTGATTGACGCCGACGGCTTAAATGCATTGGCGGGAGAAGTCGAGATTCTGAGAAAAATCCAGGCTCCGGTAGTGATAACCCCTCATCCCGGTGAAATGGCCCGATTAATGGACGTTACGACAAGGGAAATTCAAGAGGATCGTCTATCAATTGCAGGAAAAGCGGCAACAATATGGAATGTAGTCGCGCTGCTCAAAGGAGCCCGAACGGTAGTGGCCGCTCCGGACGGAGCTATTTACATTAATCCCACCGGTAACCCGGGTATGGCTACCGGCGGCAGCGGCGATGTACTGACAGGGGTAGTGGCGGCGCTTATCGCGCAAGGTCTGAATCCGGCTCAAGCGGCATCCGCAGGAGCTTATGTGCATGGCCTGGCCGGTGACATGGGTGCCAGGATAAAGGGAATGATCGGTTTAACAGCCGGAGACATATTATTTAACCTGCCGGCAGCAATGATGAATGTTGTTGGCACTGATTGA
- a CDS encoding 7-carboxy-7-deazaguanine synthase QueE gives MPCQIAEIFSSVQGEGLLVGCRQVFIRLQGCNINCSFCDTPVNETGFCKIEQHPGQKDFRQLPNPLSAKEVADAVHSYDLSIHHSISLTGGEPLLWTSFIRELIPFIKGTRHGIYLETNGTLPEALSEVIELIDIIGMDIKLPSISGLIPFWEEHRLFLKIAGKKQVFVKVVVGEDTTEEEIEQAAVLISEYGKGITMIIQPVSPAASGIKSVSPARALYLQQLALKILANVLIIPQTHKIMGQL, from the coding sequence ATGCCCTGTCAGATTGCGGAGATATTTTCTTCAGTGCAGGGTGAAGGATTACTGGTCGGTTGCCGTCAGGTTTTCATCCGGCTGCAGGGCTGCAACATAAATTGCTCATTCTGTGACACCCCTGTCAATGAGACTGGTTTTTGCAAAATTGAACAACATCCCGGGCAAAAGGATTTTAGACAACTTCCCAACCCCTTGTCGGCTAAAGAGGTTGCCGACGCGGTACACTCTTACGACCTGTCAATACACCATTCTATAAGCCTTACTGGCGGTGAGCCATTGTTATGGACCTCATTTATCAGGGAATTGATTCCTTTTATAAAAGGCACCAGGCACGGAATCTATCTTGAGACTAACGGCACATTGCCTGAAGCACTCTCGGAGGTAATCGAACTTATTGACATAATCGGTATGGATATTAAGTTGCCTAGTATCAGCGGCCTGATTCCCTTTTGGGAAGAACATAGACTTTTTTTAAAGATAGCTGGCAAGAAACAAGTTTTTGTTAAAGTGGTTGTCGGTGAAGATACCACGGAAGAAGAGATCGAGCAAGCCGCCGTTTTAATTAGCGAATATGGCAAAGGCATAACCATGATAATCCAGCCGGTCAGTCCGGCAGCAAGCGGTATTAAAAGTGTTTCACCCGCACGGGCGCTTTATTTGCAGCAGCTTGCTCTTAAAATACTGGCAAATGTTCTTATTATTCCACAGACTCACAAGATAATGGGCCAGCTTTAA
- the queC gene encoding 7-cyano-7-deazaguanine synthase QueC, whose product MKSIVLLSGGLDSTVSLACASRESDIVLCLTFNYGQRASQNEIKAAASLARHYGLHHQVVEIPFLKDITGTALVKSDLDLPEPEIAALDELEACNASAAKVWVPNRNGLFINIAAAFAESYEAQLVVTGFNSEEAATFPDNSASFVKSINESLNYSTLNHVRVVSYTQRLDKVDIIKLGLKMSVPFQYIWSCYRGGEKMCGRCESCLRLKRAANLAALDLGGMSFLGEI is encoded by the coding sequence TTGAAAAGTATCGTGCTTCTTTCCGGCGGTCTGGATTCGACTGTGTCCCTTGCCTGTGCCTCAAGGGAATCAGACATTGTTTTGTGTCTCACATTTAATTACGGACAGCGCGCCTCGCAAAATGAAATAAAGGCCGCCGCATCCCTGGCAAGACATTACGGTTTGCACCACCAGGTCGTCGAAATTCCTTTTTTAAAGGATATCACCGGCACAGCGCTGGTAAAGAGTGATTTAGACCTGCCGGAACCGGAGATAGCCGCACTTGACGAACTGGAAGCTTGTAACGCTTCCGCGGCAAAGGTGTGGGTTCCCAACCGTAACGGTCTTTTTATCAACATTGCCGCCGCTTTTGCCGAATCTTACGAAGCCCAACTGGTTGTAACCGGTTTTAACAGTGAAGAAGCGGCGACATTTCCTGACAACAGCGCCAGCTTTGTAAAATCGATAAATGAATCCTTGAATTATTCCACCCTTAATCATGTAAGAGTGGTCAGCTACACTCAAAGGCTTGATAAAGTGGATATTATAAAACTTGGTTTAAAGATGTCGGTTCCATTTCAATATATCTGGAGCTGTTATCGCGGCGGGGAAAAAATGTGTGGCCGGTGTGAAAGTTGCTTGCGCTTAAAACGCGCCGCCAACCTGGCTGCTTTAGATTTGGGCGGCATGAGTTTTTTGGGGGAGATCTGA
- a CDS encoding TatD family nuclease-associated radical SAM protein: protein MSKNVYAYQIGDSIYLNITNKCTNKCVFCIRQAKEGIAGYDLWLDKEPDLNELLLAVGDVSQYREVVFCGYGEPLIRADLVIETSRVLKKLGASVRIDTNGQADLIHGRDIASELAGSVDAVSISLNAPDALQYVSLCQPQMGEEAYGAMLKFAASCKKHIPKVTLSVVRLPGVDIKKCREIAVNLGAEFIIREYLDVFT from the coding sequence TTGAGTAAAAATGTTTATGCTTATCAAATTGGTGATTCAATATATTTAAATATTACCAACAAATGCACCAATAAATGTGTATTTTGTATCAGACAGGCAAAAGAGGGTATCGCTGGTTATGACCTCTGGTTGGATAAAGAGCCCGATCTGAACGAATTATTATTAGCCGTTGGAGATGTTAGTCAATACCGGGAAGTAGTTTTTTGTGGCTATGGCGAGCCGTTGATTAGGGCAGATCTGGTAATTGAGACATCCCGCGTGTTAAAAAAGCTCGGTGCATCTGTAAGAATTGACACGAACGGCCAGGCCGACCTAATTCATGGACGCGATATCGCCTCAGAATTAGCCGGTTCGGTTGACGCCGTTTCGATTAGCTTAAACGCACCCGATGCATTGCAATACGTGTCACTATGCCAGCCGCAGATGGGAGAAGAGGCTTATGGAGCGATGCTCAAATTTGCCGCTAGTTGTAAAAAACATATCCCAAAAGTTACATTGTCGGTAGTCAGATTGCCAGGTGTTGACATCAAAAAATGCCGTGAAATAGCCGTTAATCTCGGAGCTGAATTCATAATAAGAGAATATTTAGACGTATTCACTTAG
- the rpoZ gene encoding DNA-directed RNA polymerase subunit omega: MNQPTLDELMEKVDSRYTLVVVAAKRARVLTERGNTKLEKASDKPVTTALKEIAVNKIIYKRNKTGIK; encoded by the coding sequence ATGAACCAACCAACTCTCGATGAGCTAATGGAAAAGGTAGACAGCCGGTATACCCTGGTTGTGGTAGCCGCAAAGCGGGCTAGGGTACTCACCGAGAGGGGAAATACCAAGCTCGAAAAGGCTAGCGACAAGCCAGTGACCACCGCGCTTAAAGAAATAGCCGTGAACAAGATTATCTATAAAAGAAACAAGACGGGAATCAAGTAG
- a CDS encoding TIGR04086 family membrane protein, with amino-acid sequence MPSVNMDNFELPFNVGAVIRGIFFALTIALLLSIGTGLVYHLSSLSEKTLPLSAAIILASGAFGGSLTAGRQAGNKGLYHGLAVGLLFFIVVWAAAALFIPGQAGLNIFYKLIITLSCGTIGGVVGVGLSSG; translated from the coding sequence ATGCCATCTGTAAATATGGATAACTTTGAGCTTCCTTTTAATGTCGGCGCAGTGATAAGGGGTATTTTTTTCGCGTTGACCATTGCATTGCTGCTAAGTATAGGCACCGGCCTTGTTTACCACTTGTCATCACTTTCGGAAAAGACTCTTCCCTTATCCGCTGCAATAATCCTGGCGTCAGGCGCTTTCGGCGGATCTCTTACCGCCGGCAGGCAAGCCGGAAATAAAGGACTTTATCATGGATTAGCGGTAGGTCTTCTGTTTTTTATAGTTGTTTGGGCTGCCGCAGCACTATTTATACCTGGTCAGGCCGGACTTAATATCTTTTACAAATTAATAATAACATTATCTTGCGGTACAATCGGCGGAGTAGTTGGGGTGGGGCTTTCAAGTGGATAA
- a CDS encoding DUF366 family protein, which translates to MKELFIKETITYDGRQLSSHWAYRNFGIQGESIVSFRGPCRVELTEMVDIKDVLSNSPIFSTDMLHFIIEHFDLDLEKTIVRQRLLIATLKDIITEKSGAVLSRYGDDLFFQNRKLTVSIATLTPVSTMIHTGVNVTGKDAPVPAIGLAEIGLDPEEIEDVGRSLLSEYVKEYEQIKMARCKVRGVR; encoded by the coding sequence ATGAAAGAACTTTTTATAAAAGAAACAATTACTTATGACGGTAGGCAGCTATCATCCCATTGGGCTTACCGCAATTTCGGCATTCAGGGGGAGAGCATCGTTTCTTTTAGGGGACCTTGCCGGGTTGAGTTGACAGAAATGGTCGACATTAAAGATGTTTTAAGCAATTCACCAATATTTAGTACGGACATGCTCCATTTTATTATTGAACACTTTGACCTTGATTTGGAGAAGACTATTGTCAGGCAGCGGCTTTTGATTGCTACTTTAAAAGATATCATAACAGAAAAATCAGGGGCCGTACTAAGCCGATACGGAGACGACCTTTTTTTTCAAAATCGCAAACTAACCGTGTCAATAGCCACTCTTACTCCTGTATCTACCATGATTCACACTGGTGTTAACGTAACAGGCAAGGATGCGCCCGTACCGGCCATTGGACTGGCGGAAATTGGCCTTGATCCAGAAGAAATCGAGGATGTCGGCAGGTCTCTGCTCAGTGAGTACGTTAAAGAATATGAGCAAATAAAAATGGCGCGTTGTAAAGTACGGGGGGTTAGATAA
- the queD gene encoding 6-carboxytetrahydropterin synthase QueD produces MYELAIRTRFAAAHCLLNYDGPCAQLHGHTWQVEVVFKGHKLDQKGMLVDFKELKSGVKEVIEELDHQNLNMLEPFKQNSGNNPTAENLARYIFRRLKTKFTDSLENAKIAVVRVGESPEASAAYCEEED; encoded by the coding sequence ATGTATGAGCTTGCTATCCGAACGCGTTTCGCTGCCGCGCACTGTTTATTAAACTACGATGGGCCATGTGCCCAACTGCACGGCCATACATGGCAGGTAGAAGTTGTCTTTAAAGGCCATAAGCTGGACCAGAAAGGTATGCTGGTTGATTTTAAAGAATTAAAAAGCGGGGTAAAAGAAGTTATTGAAGAACTCGATCACCAAAATCTGAACATGCTGGAGCCATTTAAACAAAACAGCGGAAACAACCCTACGGCGGAAAACCTGGCCAGATACATATTTCGCAGACTAAAAACTAAGTTTACCGATTCGCTGGAAAATGCGAAAATTGCAGTAGTACGTGTTGGTGAATCTCCGGAAGCTTCGGCGGCGTACTGCGAGGAGGAGGACTAG
- the coaBC gene encoding bifunctional phosphopantothenoylcysteine decarboxylase/phosphopantothenate--cysteine ligase CoaBC, whose protein sequence is MLAGKNITVGIAGGIAVFKVAQLVSNLASAKAEVRVIMTRAAQEFVKPLTFQTLSGHHVYTDLFERTFGGPVQHIDLASGSDLIVLAPATANIIGKAANGIADDLISTVVMAATCPVLVCPAMNVNMYNNRVVQRNVTILRDLGYHIAEPGVGRLACGTEGRGRLAELDLIMDKINFILSDNRDLNGLSVMVTAGPTTEPIDPVRYITNRSSGKMGYAVADAAARRGARVVLISGPVALNPPPGVEVINVETANEMYSAVMDRFSMVDSVIMSAAVADYKPKITANQKIKKHESTLTIELEKNPDILAQLGKMKERQVLIGFAAETEELVNNAMIKVERKNLDMLVANDVTLPGAGFGTDTNIAKLVFPSGRIVSLPKMDKLSLANHILDELVILRKGKE, encoded by the coding sequence ATGCTGGCGGGTAAAAATATTACCGTGGGAATAGCCGGCGGTATAGCGGTTTTTAAAGTTGCTCAATTAGTAAGCAATCTTGCTTCCGCCAAGGCCGAGGTGCGAGTGATAATGACCCGGGCGGCCCAGGAATTTGTTAAACCGCTTACCTTCCAGACACTATCCGGGCATCATGTGTATACTGATTTATTTGAAAGAACGTTTGGCGGACCAGTTCAGCATATAGATCTGGCCAGCGGTTCAGATCTGATCGTTCTTGCACCTGCTACAGCTAATATTATCGGCAAAGCCGCTAACGGCATTGCCGATGATTTGATTTCCACCGTGGTTATGGCTGCAACATGCCCTGTGCTCGTTTGTCCGGCAATGAATGTAAATATGTATAATAACCGGGTTGTTCAGCGAAACGTGACAATATTGCGTGACCTTGGTTACCATATTGCCGAACCCGGGGTAGGTCGATTGGCCTGTGGCACAGAGGGCCGCGGCAGATTAGCCGAGCTAGATCTTATCATGGATAAGATCAATTTTATACTTTCTGATAATAGGGATCTGAATGGGCTGTCGGTGATGGTTACAGCCGGTCCAACTACAGAACCGATCGATCCGGTGCGGTATATAACAAACAGGAGTTCGGGCAAGATGGGTTATGCTGTTGCTGATGCCGCAGCCAGGAGAGGCGCCCGTGTTGTATTAATCAGTGGGCCAGTGGCGTTGAATCCGCCACCAGGGGTTGAAGTAATAAATGTAGAAACAGCAAACGAGATGTACTCCGCAGTGATGGATCGTTTTTCAATGGTTGACTCTGTAATTATGTCTGCAGCTGTGGCAGACTATAAGCCCAAAATAACAGCAAATCAAAAAATAAAAAAACATGAGAGTACTCTAACAATAGAGCTTGAAAAGAACCCCGATATTCTTGCCCAGTTAGGTAAAATGAAAGAACGCCAGGTTTTAATTGGTTTTGCCGCTGAGACCGAAGAACTGGTAAATAATGCCATGATAAAAGTGGAGCGCAAGAATTTGGACATGCTGGTAGCTAATGATGTCACTCTGCCCGGCGCTGGATTTGGAACGGACACCAATATTGCCAAGCTGGTCTTCCCCAGCGGCAGGATTGTTTCCTTGCCCAAAATGGACAAGTTGTCGCTGGCTAATCATATTCTGGATGAACTAGTGATTTTAAGAAAAGGTAAAGAATAA
- a CDS encoding LytR/AlgR family response regulator transcription factor, which produces MKLKALIVDDEYPARQELRLALSNFSNIEIVGEATNAYEALELIKALHYQVLFLDVSMPGMSGLEVAAAIQELETRPYIIFVTAYKEYAVSAFTVDAVDYLLKPVDPGRLKKAINKVNKIAQNDMLLSELAATVEQTPGKHIEERTREKKMDSLQREIQDHIRIDCIPAGKQGKTILVTESDIFYAFTLQDNVYIKTESDKLFTRFTLKELETRLNQQYFFRTHRCYLVNLHKVKEIVPFFNGTYNLIVADKEGSEVPVSRAQAKKLRRILGF; this is translated from the coding sequence GTGAAGCTAAAAGCGCTGATTGTCGATGACGAGTATCCTGCCAGGCAGGAACTTCGTTTAGCCTTGAGCAATTTTAGTAATATTGAAATAGTTGGTGAGGCTACCAATGCCTATGAAGCCTTGGAACTGATCAAGGCGCTCCATTATCAAGTTCTTTTTCTTGATGTTTCTATGCCGGGTATGAGCGGTTTGGAAGTGGCGGCGGCTATTCAGGAACTGGAAACCAGACCATACATTATTTTTGTTACTGCCTATAAAGAGTATGCTGTTTCCGCTTTTACGGTAGACGCCGTCGATTATTTGCTAAAACCGGTTGATCCGGGACGTTTAAAAAAAGCCATTAATAAAGTGAATAAGATAGCGCAGAATGATATGTTGCTGTCTGAGTTGGCAGCGACGGTGGAACAGACCCCTGGCAAGCATATTGAAGAACGAACACGTGAAAAAAAAATGGACTCTTTGCAGCGTGAGATCCAGGATCATATAAGAATAGATTGTATTCCGGCGGGTAAACAGGGCAAAACTATTTTAGTGACTGAATCTGATATTTTTTATGCTTTTACTTTGCAGGATAATGTTTATATTAAAACTGAATCTGATAAACTTTTTACCCGTTTTACCTTAAAAGAGCTAGAGACAAGACTTAATCAGCAATATTTCTTCCGGACCCACCGATGTTACCTGGTAAACCTGCACAAAGTAAAAGAAATAGTTCCATTTTTTAACGGTACATACAACCTTATTGTTGCAGATAAGGAAGGAAGCGAAGTTCCAGTAAGCAGAGCTCAGGCGAAAAAACTCAGACGAATTTTAGGTTTTTAG
- the alr gene encoding alanine racemase — translation MSVYPVWAEINLDAIANNVREIRRVTKSTAKILAVVKANGYGHGAVEVSRVALANGATWLGVARISEGVALREAGLEAPVLVLGYIPPEQAVEVVRHRLSQAVYTREMALVLAEAAARGGTRAKVHIKVDTGMGRIGLVSGPDIVDEILRLAKTPYLEVEGIFTHFANADADKNYTKMQLERFLDITEALRKSGLDIPLKHAANSPALMEMPETHLDMVRAGIIVYGLNPSDRLKHTGLKLYPAMNLKAKVAYVKTVPAGFKVSYGCTYTTAKPTVIATLPLGYADGYPRSLSSKGEVLLNGRRRPVIGRVCMDQIMVDAGNDSHIKMGDEAVLIGRQDDEEITADDIAMKLGTINYEVVCMISLRVPRIYVKQKESEFRIQESE, via the coding sequence ATGTCCGTATATCCAGTTTGGGCTGAGATCAATTTGGATGCGATTGCCAACAATGTCCGGGAGATTCGTCGTGTTACCAAGTCTACAGCCAAAATATTGGCAGTGGTCAAAGCTAACGGCTACGGTCACGGCGCAGTTGAAGTAAGCCGGGTCGCTTTGGCCAACGGCGCAACGTGGCTCGGTGTTGCCAGAATATCGGAAGGGGTGGCGCTTCGTGAGGCGGGGTTGGAAGCCCCGGTGCTGGTTTTAGGGTATATACCACCGGAACAGGCTGTTGAAGTTGTGCGCCACCGGCTATCGCAGGCTGTTTATACCCGCGAAATGGCCTTGGTATTGGCGGAAGCCGCGGCGCGGGGCGGGACACGGGCGAAAGTGCATATTAAAGTTGATACCGGTATGGGCAGAATTGGCTTGGTGTCAGGTCCGGATATTGTAGACGAAATATTACGACTGGCGAAAACACCGTATCTAGAAGTAGAGGGTATTTTCACGCATTTTGCTAACGCTGACGCTGATAAAAATTATACCAAAATGCAATTGGAGCGTTTTCTCGACATTACAGAAGCGCTACGGAAGAGTGGTCTCGACATCCCGCTAAAACATGCTGCCAACAGTCCGGCATTAATGGAAATGCCGGAGACACACTTGGACATGGTAAGGGCAGGGATCATTGTCTATGGCCTAAATCCTTCCGACAGACTTAAACACACTGGCTTAAAACTTTATCCGGCCATGAACCTGAAGGCTAAAGTCGCTTATGTTAAAACTGTGCCGGCTGGTTTTAAAGTTAGTTACGGGTGTACCTATACAACTGCTAAACCAACAGTTATCGCCACTTTGCCTCTAGGGTACGCCGACGGCTATCCAAGGTCGCTTTCTTCTAAAGGGGAGGTCTTGTTGAATGGCCGGCGGCGGCCTGTAATTGGCAGGGTTTGCATGGACCAGATTATGGTTGACGCCGGCAACGACTCGCATATAAAGATGGGGGATGAGGCTGTGCTCATCGGCCGCCAGGATGACGAAGAAATTACTGCTGATGATATAGCGATGAAATTAGGTACGATTAATTATGAAGTAGTTTGTATGATCAGCCTACGGGTCCCCAGAATATATGTAAAGCAAAAGGAGTCAGAATTCAGAATTCAGGAGTCAGAATAA
- the acpS gene encoding holo-ACP synthase, translating to MENNCVMLPVEGLAGIGVDTVEIDRLKNAVERIGERFLNRIFTPSERCYCDKKRDRYACYAARFAAKEAVFKAMGTGITGVRWTDVEVGKLTGGCPIVQLHNKTAILARNKGICEIKISLSHDRARAMAFAVAIREEA from the coding sequence TTGGAAAATAATTGCGTTATGCTACCGGTGGAAGGCTTGGCCGGCATTGGCGTGGACACCGTGGAAATTGACCGGTTAAAAAATGCGGTGGAGCGTATAGGCGAACGGTTTCTTAACAGGATTTTTACTCCTTCTGAACGGTGCTATTGCGACAAGAAACGGGATCGATACGCTTGCTATGCCGCGCGATTCGCAGCAAAAGAAGCTGTTTTCAAAGCAATGGGTACTGGAATTACAGGTGTTCGCTGGACTGACGTGGAAGTCGGTAAGTTAACGGGAGGTTGTCCTATTGTGCAGTTGCACAATAAAACAGCTATTCTTGCAAGAAATAAAGGAATTTGTGAAATAAAAATAAGCTTATCCCATGACCGGGCCAGGGCAATGGCTTTTGCTGTAGCTATAAGAGAGGAGGCGTAA